The Anastrepha ludens isolate Willacy chromosome X, idAnaLude1.1, whole genome shotgun sequence genome includes a window with the following:
- the LOC128869835 gene encoding uncharacterized protein LOC128869835 has translation MSNSCHYRIFLATSNSHTQFPNMATPKTNNQTQKKQFEIQVDFMTTHPDLAKGLMKTPNAKTTVNNLWKKVTSQLSAAEPPMRDMAGWRKVWADYKLHLKAKMRRNKTNIAGAGGGPSVYSPLNQLEQRVSELLSINKSVGRIGSTREFGARQTDVPTKSFEAAFNDSDLVDMPEETNDSDSVDVPEQVTEKPSCSRSVLTPRNKQSLLEKQVDNQIMQQKNSTEILTELNDSLKNISKTMKMAYKIENCPEEEGLCD, from the exons ATGTCAAACAGCTGTCACTATCGCATTTTTCTAGCTACAAGTAATAGCCATACGCAATTTCcaaatat gGCAACTCCAAAGAccaacaaccaaacacaaaagAAACAATTCGAAATCCAAGTGGACTTCATGACAACGCATCCAGATTTGGCAAAGGGACTAATGAAGACGCCCAACGCAAAAACAACAGTCAATAATTTATGGAAGAAAGTAACTTCCCAACTAAGTGCTGCTGAACCACCGATGCGTGATATGGCCGGCTGGAGAAAA gTTTGGGCGGACTACAAACTCCATTTGAAAGCCAAAATGCGTCGGAACAAAACCAATATTGCCGGTGCAGGGGGCGGTCCGTCTGTTTATTCCCCACTGAACCAATTAGAACAGCGAGTAAGCGAGTTGCTATCTATAAATAAATCTGTGGGCAGGATAGGTAGCACGCGGGAGTTTGGTGCGCGTCAGACGGACGTACCAACGAAAAGTTTTGAAGCAGCTTTTAATGATAGCGATTTAGTCGATATGCCCGAAGAGACGAATGACAGCGATTCAGTCGATGTGCCCGAACAGGTGACTGAGAAACCTTCCTGCAGCCGTTCGGTACTCACTCCACGCAATAAGCAAAGCTTACTAGAAAAGCAGGTGGATAATCaaattatgcaacaaaaaaattcaacagaaATACTGACTGAGCTTAATGattccttaaaaaatatttccaaaaccaTGAAAATGgcatataaaatagaaaattgtcCAGAAGAAGAAGGTCTTTGTGATTAG